Genomic segment of Paenibacillus sp. FSL R5-0912:
AGTCCAGGAATCCTGGTGTTATGCACGCCTGCGGGCATGACGCCCATACGGCGATGCTGCTCGGGGCCGCGCAGACACTGGCGGCATTCCGGCATCAGCTGAGCGGGACGGTGATCTTCGTCTTTCAGCCGTCGGAGGAAGGCGCAAGCCGGAGTCCGCTGGACGGGCACCTGCTCTCCGGCGGTAGGGATATGATCGAAGACGGCATTCTAGAAGGTGTGGACCAGTGTTATGCGCTGCATGTGATGCCGGAGCTTGCCGTTGGTAGGCTGGGCATTCATCCCCGGTATGCCATGGCGGCCTCAAGCCATTTCACCGTGAAATTCCGGGGCACCGCCGGACATCACAGCGCACCGCATGAAGCGGTCGATGCTATACAGATGGCGGCACGGTTTGTGACCGAAGCCAATGGGCTGATGGCCAATCGGATCAATCCGTCGGAAGCAGCGGTGCTGGCCTTCGGCACACTGCGTGCTGGAACAGCAATCAATGTCATTGCTGAGCACAGTGAGCTGACCGGCACCTTCAGAGCCTTCACGAAATCAACCGTCAGCCGGATTACGGAAGGACTGAAGCGCCACGCTGCAGCGATAGCCTCGGCATATGGAGGCAGCAGCAGCCTGGAGCTGCGCGAAGGCATTGCCGTGGTGAACGACGGCTTGGCCGTTCAGCGGATGCTCGGCGCAGCGCGCAAGGTGCTGGGAGATGAGAAGGCGTATCTGCTGGAGCAGCCGAGCCTGGCCGGGGAAGATTTCGGCTGGTATCTCGATCAGGTGCCCGGGGCGTTTGCCTTTATCGGCTGCGGCAATGCGGAACAGGGGATAACCTATGCGCTTCACCAGCCCCGGTTCAACATTGATGAGGCTGTGCTGGTACAGGGCGCCAGAGTATTGGTGAGGCTTGCTGCTGAGTAGTATTAAATCAGGTATATTACACATTTGGATAAATTGTATATCAGCAAAAGAAAGGATGCCAGCCCTTATGAAAAGGGAGGCATCCTTGTTGTTGCTGACCTCACGCTGTCAGCTTATTTGCGGTTACGCAGGCGCTCAAGCTCAGCCTCTACCGCGCTATTCATCGGAGATTCAGGAGCTGCTGCTGCTGTTAGTCCGGATTGCTCAGCAAGGGCTTCCTGCATGGCAATCTTGTCCTCCATCCGTTCGAAGCCGCGGGATGCGCTGCCGGCGTTCAATACCTGGCCACGGCATCCGGCCGGGGAACCAGAGGCGCTTGCTTGAGCCGCCTGCTTCATCTCTGCCGCTTTGCGGGCACGTTCCGCCAGCTCGGCTCT
This window contains:
- a CDS encoding M20 metallopeptidase family protein, with the protein product MQSGADRLKPDLEAMMKYAGGLEAELIAIRRDLHSHPELLYDVARTSGKVAAHLESWGIEVRRNVGRHFGRGVTGTLRGTAGSGPVILLRADMDALPVAELNEVDYKSRNPGVMHACGHDAHTAMLLGAAQTLAAFRHQLSGTVIFVFQPSEEGASRSPLDGHLLSGGRDMIEDGILEGVDQCYALHVMPELAVGRLGIHPRYAMAASSHFTVKFRGTAGHHSAPHEAVDAIQMAARFVTEANGLMANRINPSEAAVLAFGTLRAGTAINVIAEHSELTGTFRAFTKSTVSRITEGLKRHAAAIASAYGGSSSLELREGIAVVNDGLAVQRMLGAARKVLGDEKAYLLEQPSLAGEDFGWYLDQVPGAFAFIGCGNAEQGITYALHQPRFNIDEAVLVQGARVLVRLAAE